A stretch of the Deltaproteobacteria bacterium genome encodes the following:
- a CDS encoding TlyA family RNA methyltransferase, translating to MRCRTCRTTVSVTERKRLDLLVVERGLVDSREQARRLIMAGAVVVNDQRIDKPGTLVPLAAAVRIKDEERSPYVSRGGQKLEAALREFHIDVHEVTALDVGASTGGFTDCLLQHGARKVFAVDVGYGQLAWTLRQDPRVVSIERTNIRTLDPTVFDETPTLAVIDASFISLVLVIPKVLELIAAQGTIIALIKPQFEVGKGKVGKGGVVRDPELHAEVVDRLRAQSENWNVEVKGVIESPLLGPKGNKEFLLYLQKR from the coding sequence ATTCGTTGTCGAACGTGCCGTACAACCGTAAGTGTGACAGAACGCAAACGCCTCGATCTTCTTGTTGTCGAACGTGGGTTGGTTGACAGCCGTGAGCAAGCACGACGGCTCATCATGGCCGGAGCCGTCGTGGTCAATGACCAGCGGATCGATAAGCCGGGAACGCTCGTTCCGTTGGCTGCGGCAGTGCGGATCAAAGATGAGGAGCGATCACCGTATGTGAGTCGAGGCGGACAGAAACTTGAGGCAGCGCTACGCGAGTTTCATATCGATGTGCACGAGGTCACAGCGCTTGACGTCGGCGCCTCAACCGGAGGGTTCACCGACTGCTTGTTGCAGCACGGCGCACGAAAAGTGTTCGCGGTCGATGTCGGTTATGGCCAGCTTGCCTGGACGTTACGACAGGATCCTCGTGTCGTGTCGATTGAACGGACCAACATTCGTACGCTTGACCCAACGGTCTTCGATGAGACGCCGACACTGGCGGTGATCGACGCGTCATTTATTTCGTTGGTGTTAGTCATTCCAAAAGTCCTTGAGTTGATTGCTGCCCAGGGGACGATTATCGCGTTGATCAAGCCGCAGTTTGAAGTTGGGAAAGGAAAAGTTGGCAAAGGCGGTGTGGTTCGAGATCCAGAACTGCATGCAGAAGTCGTAGACCGCCTGCGTGCGCAAAGCGAAAACTGGAACGTCGAGGTGAAGGGCGTTATCGAGTCTCCGCTGCTGGGGCCGAAAGGCAACAAGGAGTTTCTTTTATACCTGCAAAAACGCTAA
- a CDS encoding polyprenyl synthetase family protein, with protein sequence MNLQEYLDARSILVDRALDKLLPAGKAVPRTLDKSMRYSLFSGGKRVRPILALASGEAVGAPPSRVLPFACALEMIHSYSLVHDDLPAMDDDDLRRGKPTNHVVFGEGIAVLAGDGLLTEAFRVMAEAALRPGQDRTAALRAVQEVALGAGAGGMVGGQVADIEAENKKPTKALVEYIHSRKTAALLRASVRAGALVGGATARQFAQLDRYGTAIGLAFQVADDILDIEGGTAKTGKREGRDAELHKVTYPAAVGMAKAKARARELMTEALAAVQPLGERAEPLRQIVKFVVERAVQP encoded by the coding sequence GTGAACTTACAAGAATACTTGGATGCACGGAGTATATTGGTTGATCGCGCGTTAGACAAACTGCTGCCTGCGGGGAAAGCGGTGCCGCGCACCCTCGATAAGTCGATGCGATACAGTTTGTTTTCCGGTGGCAAGCGAGTACGACCGATTCTTGCGCTCGCCAGTGGTGAAGCGGTGGGTGCTCCACCCTCGCGGGTGCTGCCTTTTGCGTGCGCGTTAGAGATGATTCATTCCTATTCGCTGGTGCATGACGATCTGCCAGCGATGGATGACGACGATCTGCGCCGTGGCAAACCAACCAATCACGTTGTATTTGGTGAAGGGATTGCGGTCCTCGCTGGCGATGGTCTTTTGACCGAGGCCTTTCGCGTAATGGCTGAAGCTGCTCTTCGTCCGGGGCAAGATCGTACCGCTGCCTTACGTGCAGTACAGGAAGTTGCCCTGGGAGCAGGAGCTGGAGGAATGGTTGGCGGACAAGTGGCGGATATTGAAGCAGAGAATAAAAAACCGACCAAAGCGCTTGTCGAATACATTCATTCACGCAAAACGGCAGCGTTGCTCCGCGCGTCTGTTCGTGCTGGAGCGTTAGTCGGTGGGGCGACCGCGCGTCAATTTGCGCAATTAGATCGATACGGCACCGCTATCGGCCTCGCGTTCCAGGTGGCCGACGATATTCTTGATATTGAAGGTGGCACAGCAAAAACTGGCAAACGTGAAGGACGCGACGCGGAATTACATAAAGTGACATATCCCGCAGCGGTGGGAATGGCCAAAGCCAAAGCTCGTGCGCGTGAATTAATGACTGAAGCGCTGGCTGCGGTGCAACCGCTCGGCGAGCGTGCCGAACCGCTCCGACAGATCGTAAAATTCGTTGTCGAACGTGCCGTACAACCGTAA
- a CDS encoding exodeoxyribonuclease VII small subunit, which translates to MKKPPAKFEDALQVLETIVNKLERGDLSLEEALSAYEEGVALVRHLGAKLTDVEKRVDVLTQNADGLFQLTPLTEDEDEQ; encoded by the coding sequence ATGAAAAAACCCCCGGCAAAATTTGAGGATGCGCTCCAGGTGTTGGAGACGATCGTCAATAAACTGGAACGCGGCGATTTATCGTTGGAAGAAGCGCTGTCCGCATATGAGGAAGGAGTCGCTCTGGTGCGTCACCTCGGGGCCAAACTCACTGACGTGGAAAAACGCGTTGACGTCCTCACCCAAAATGCCGACGGTCTCTTTCAACTTACACCACTTACGGAAGATGAAGACGAACAGTGA
- a CDS encoding helix-turn-helix transcriptional regulator — protein MQIISSQLNLQARVLAHPQWSGQLREEVAPGQRVAQLRKERGLTQQELAERLGISQPVVSDYECGALRLHEGS, from the coding sequence CTGCAGATCATTTCCAGTCAGTTGAATCTCCAAGCGCGGGTGCTTGCTCATCCTCAATGGAGCGGGCAGCTGAGGGAGGAGGTCGCTCCCGGCCAACGCGTGGCGCAGTTACGCAAAGAGCGGGGACTCACGCAGCAAGAGCTGGCCGAGCGCTTAGGGATCTCCCAGCCTGTGGTGTCCGATTATGAATGTGGCGCGTTGCGCTTACATGAGGGGAGCTGA
- a CDS encoding metal-dependent hydrolase: MTGPSHRLMAASGAILCGASPVEAGLAVLGGTLPDRVEAVGLPHRGVSHWPWPWALAIWSLWSQQTPWGTLAGWWLTGALFHIGADLFTVGGVPLLLPNWRWRLGVIHNGSYGEYITVAFFILAAVMRYFHLQIVPVSGV, from the coding sequence ATGACTGGACCATCTCATCGACTCATGGCCGCTTCTGGAGCGATCCTGTGTGGCGCATCTCCGGTTGAAGCCGGACTGGCTGTCTTGGGCGGGACGCTTCCTGACCGCGTTGAGGCAGTTGGGCTCCCGCATCGCGGCGTTTCGCATTGGCCGTGGCCGTGGGCACTGGCGATATGGTCACTGTGGTCGCAGCAGACGCCCTGGGGGACCCTGGCCGGCTGGTGGCTGACGGGAGCGCTATTTCACATTGGTGCGGACCTCTTCACAGTTGGTGGGGTCCCGCTGTTGTTGCCAAACTGGCGTTGGCGGTTGGGAGTCATTCATAACGGGAGCTATGGGGAGTACATCACAGTCGCCTTTTTTATCCTGGCTGCGGTGATGCGCTATTTTCATTTGCAAATTGTGCCGGTGAGCGGAGTGTGA